One Formosa agariphila KMM 3901 genomic window, CTGATATAAATCCCATAATTGGATCGGTAATGGAATCGAAAATACGAGGTAAAAAGAAAATCACACCCCACATCCACCCTGGAAATCCTAAATCTTGTACTAACACAACCATAAAAATCCCCATTGCAGCTGGAAACATTTGATTCGCGAGCATACCAACTCCGAAAGCAACTTTTTGACCGAACGGAACTTTATTTAAATGAGACATCTTTCTAGTGTATTTTAGTTAGTTAAATGCTTGCTGAATATTTTTACAACTCAGTTAGCATCACGGTTTGAATGGCTTGTGCATCAATTGAAAACTCTACTGTATTTTCATCTAATGTTAAGCTGATATTTTTTGGCGTTTTAGTTTCATTAAAAATCACAACTGCAATAGAACCATCTGGATTTTTAACAGAAGATACCATCAATGAGTCATCTGAGTTTTCAACACCGATAACCTTAGCTCCAGGACGCATATATTTACTAAAATGAGCCATAGTGTAGTAAAGTGGTGTAAAATAAACTTCGTCTGCATCAGGATCTACAATAACCGGTGCTACACACCAATTTTCAAACCAGTTTGGTCCGCCTTGTCGGTCTAACACCATGTTCCAATCTACCCAACCGTCTACCCAATTGTTAAGGCAACCAATAATATCTCTCGCATACCGATTTACAGGCGCGTATTTTGGGTGTAAATGTTTATCCTCTGGAGATGCCCAATCATACCCCCAATCTGTAGCTTCTTTTTTCCAATACCAAGCATCGTCTTTCCAAACAGGAACTTGAGAATCTATACAACCTTCCGTTTCAATTAAAAGTTTATTTGGTGCCTTGTTGTGTGCATATTGTAAAGCTTCAGGGAAATAATCGTAAGTACTTTCATACCAATGAATCGCCGTACCATCGAAATATTTAGAAGAGGATTCGCTTCTATACATTTCATCTACCCATTCGTTTAAACCGGCTCTGTTTTGATCGTATCCTAGAATAATTTTATCGCCGTAACCATCTTTCTCTAATTTTGGTCCTAAATGAAACTCGACAAAATCGGTCATTTCTTTTGGAGAGAAATGCATACTTTCCCAATTATTACCATTGCCATGAGGTTCGTTTTCTACCGTGAATCCCCAAATATCAATACCTTCAGCTTTGTACGCATCTAAGTATTTCGAGAAAAATAACGCCCAAGTATCGTAATATTCTGGCAGTAATTTTCCCCCAACCCATTTTCTATTATCTTTCATCCAAGGCGCGGCCGTCCATGGTGAAGCAAATATTTTAAATCCGTCTTCAGACACTTCCATAGCGTCTTTTATCATCGGAATTAAATCGTCCATATCTTCTTCAATCGTAAAATGCTCTAAATTTTTATCACCCGCTACAGGAGAATATGAGTAATTCGTAAGAGAAAAATCGCAAGAATTCATATGTGTTCTGGTTAACGAATAATTCGCGCCTTCTTTTGCAAAATAGGCTTGTAAAATCGTGTCGCGATTCGCTTGGCTTAATTTGTTTAATAAGTATGCCGAAGATTCTGTAAACGCCCCGCCGAAGCCAGTAATGGTTTGAAATGTTTGCTCAGGCGATAGTTTTAGGTCCACCGTATCTTTGTTGGACTTAAAAGTTTCTAGTTTTGTAAGACTGTTACCTTTTTCGGAGGTTTCATAGACTTCAAATGTCATAGCGTTAACGGTTGTGTCTTTGGGTTCGGTTTTACAACTGTGTAATGCAATCATCATTAAACAGAAGGTTACTAGGTTTAGTTTGTTCATATCTCAATTATTTTATCTGATTATATTTTGCTTTTATAACAGTAAAAGTTTCTTTTTTGTTTCTATTGATATCTACAATGCCCCAGTATTCTTCGTTCGGAGATCCATCGTAAGGCACGCCACTACTGTTTGGCGCCCAACCACCAATATCTTGTTGGTCTGGATGCCCCGCCTTCCACCAGCCATCTGTGAATGAAAACATAGTGACTCCTGCACATAGATCTAGATTTTCAATGATTTTATCTAAAATCATAGCATTAGCTTGCGCTTGAGCGTGCTGATTTTCACCTTGCTGAAATCCGTCGCTTTCCATAGTCATATAACTATCGCCACCAGCTTCAGAGATATACATGGGCTTATCACTTATTGCTGTCCATTGTCTAAAAATCTCTTCCGGATTATCCCAACGGTACACATTCATACCCCAAACATCTATGTTAGGTGAAAGTGATAGTGCGATATCGTCTGGCAACTCGCCATGTGCCGTTGCCACCGGGTGATTGGAATCGTTTTTATGAATTAAATCTGCAGCAGCATTCATGGCTTTGTACCAGTTTTTCACATCGCCATTAAACCATTCGGGATGATAATTATATTCGTTCCCCAATTCCCACATAAGAATAGCAGGATGATGTTTATAGGTATTTACATAATCTATAAAGCTCCCCGAATACACATCGAAAAACCCTTTTTGGTCGTAGCCAAAACCGATAATAACTTTTAATCCTGCGGTCGCAATTTCATCTAACACAGCTTCATCATCTATAGGTGCATACGTTCTAATGGTATTTATTCCCGCTTCCTGCATTAGTACTAAATCCTGACTTAAGGTCTTAAAATCTCTATGTTCTGACCCTTGTGGTACTGGATGATAACAAATGCCTTTAATGGTATACGCTTCATCATTTACCTGTAAATGTCGACCAGAGATTGTAACCTGCGTAGCAACCGACTCTTGTTTACAGCCGTAACAGCTAACAGCAAGAAGTATTAATATAAGTGCGTGTTTCATAATTTTAATTTTTAATTGGTGGCACTGCAACGGTTTCCATTAAAGCCGCTTTATTACCTCCAAAAGTTTTTGTAATCGGCTTTCCATTTCTGGTCAATCCTTTAAAAACGCCTTGATCGACTAAATCCCATAAAGCATATTTGGCTTCTCCATTTAAATTGATAAGGCCAAAATGATTTTCGGAACCTAAGGGATTATTGGCATCTTTCCACTGCTCGTCGAAAGCTTCAAAATAAAAGCAAGACATTCCATTTTCGTTTGTCCAGTCTCGCATAGATTTGTAATACAAGGCTTCTTTATATTCATCTGTAGCCTTCGAACCCATTTCTCCATACAATGCGTTAGACACGCTCGCCCAACCTGTTTCTCCAATATGAATTGGTTTATTTACGCCTAAACTCGTCATGTAATTGTAAACACTATCGTATTGCGATACGGCATAGGCTTTAGCGCGTGCCATAGCCACTTCAATCTTTTCTTCGTCTGATAAATCTGCTTCACTGTCTTCAACACCCCAAAACACAGAATGATAATGGGTATCGTGCATTGGGTAGGTATGCATAGAGATATAATCGACAGTTTTAATTAGTTGATTTAAATCTTCTGTATGATATTCGGCATCGCCTCCACCCCAAGACGCAAAATTGTCTGAGCTTGTAACCCATAAATCAGTTGGTAATTCTCCTGATTGTTTTAAGTCTTGTAAATGATGTACCCATTTTAAAATCACGCCCGGCTGTACATAATAACTCGCCGCCCATTTTACCATGGCTTCATTACCCACAGCAATAATTTTAACGATGTCTGGATATGCTTTTGTTAACTGAACAGCCGTCTCTATTTCAACAGCATTTCGTTCACTTTCTAGACTATGGTCTGGCTCGCCGTTAGCAGAATTAAATGCATTTTTACAATCTATCCACGCCCCAAGCATAACGTACATTTCAAAACTTGGATCCGTTGCTTTTAATTCACTTATCGCTTTTAACAGATTAGCCGCCTGATCTAAATGCACATTATAGGTCCGTAAAACTTTTATGCCCATAGCCGAAAGAATCTTCAAATCATCTTTCAATTCTGCCATAGTAGGTTGCACCTCGCGAGTGGTTTCACGGTAACCGCCATAAGAAATAGCCAGGTATTTTGGATTCCCTAAAATAGCTGCTGCCGATAATTCCTGCGCAATCTGAGTTTTATTGTTACATCCTAACATCATACAAACTATAAAAAGTGTTATACAGGTTTTTAGATTACACATGCGCTATTATTTATTTACAAAAACTTTAATATGATTGACATGTCCTTTACGTTCGAAAATGGATTTAGATATAATATCATCTAAAGTGTTTCCTTCAAAAGCACGCTGTGTATGGTCGTTAAATACAACTTCAACATGTGATGTTTTTGCACGTTTATAAATCACAGGCACCTGACAATATGTAAAACCTAATTCACCTTCTTGAAGTGCGATTGTTTGACTTTCTTTCTGAATAGTAGTTATACTAAATAATGTTGGTGCTTGTAAAAACTCTTTAGTTTGTAATAACCGTGGATTAAATACAATTTTACCCGCTTCTACAGACACCCCTAATTCTCCTGCTCTACTTAATACATCTTCCTTAACTTGCCCAGTCATCCCAGGTTGTTGTGCCCCTTTGGTTGCTGGTGTATGCGAATACGGATCTGTTGGGAAGGCACCATATAATTCAGGTGATTTATGTACGCCTATACCCGCATTGATTTCGTAATAATGATCTAAAAGACGACCGATAATTTCATCCGATTCTTGGTGTTTAATGGCCAATAAGCAATTCTCCTGTACCGCTAGTAACAATTTAGAAACCATATGCCAGTAAATAGAACCTAAACCTTCGTAACCAAAAAAGGTTCCTGAACGCCCAGTAAAGGATTTATGATCGAAAATATCCTCGAATATTTGTAAAACCAATACTCTATCTTCTTCGACTAATGCTTTATATTTTTCATCTAACTCTGCTAATGCAACATCTAAACTTTTTGCATTATTAAAACCACCATTAAAATGATAATTCCCTAAGAAATCTTGCTCTATAACTTGTCTGTTTCCATCTTGAACTAAGGTTTTTAATAAGTTAGATTGTTCTACACTTTCTGATGGAATATTATTTTTTTGATCAAATCGAGGTAAATCTTTGTTTGGATATAAAATGTAACTGTATTGATCTGCTCTAAACAATGCACTTTGCTTTAAACTATCTAATAAACTTAAGGCTTGAGTTGCCGAAAGATACTTAGAACTTAACACAGCAACTTGACCTTCTAACATTTCCGACAAGTATGAAATAGATACTTCATCCTCGTTTTTAATCGTCATTAAGTTGTAAGCATGATACATATTATCTTCGCGTTTATTGGCATCGATACTATGTTCTAAATATGTAGTTGTAATCGTAATAAAATCTAGTAACTCTGATTTAGTCACTGAAGCTTTCTGACTAGAAAAACTAGAGTTATAAATAGTTTCTCTATACACACTTCCTGCAGTACCCAAACCGTTTAACACGGTTTTTCTATTTCTATCTGTAATACCAGCTGTAAGTATATTTTTATTATCTTCTAAAGTTAACACGACGGCGTTGAAAAACGTGACTAACTCCTCAGAAATATCTGTATGCTCTACATCAGATTTCTCTACTAAATCCTTAAAGAAGTCTAGAAAACGTCTTAAGTAATATAAGGTAACCATAGATACACCATTTCCTACCAAAGCATTATTGGCATCGTTCCATTCTGGGCGTTGTGTATTTAACCAAATACCACCTTCTGGAATAAAATTAGACACCTTTGCTAATACGGTAGCTAGTAATTTCTCTATTAAATTAACATGATAAATGGTCGCGTTCTGATCTACTAATAAAGCGCCATCTGCACCTAATTCGGCTCGTTTTTCGTCTATCGCAGTATTTAATTTATAATCGAAATCTATAGTGTCTTTCGGATTGTTTAAAATATCTGAATACGACTTGATTTTATAAGGTACGTTAGCATATACAAACACATCATGATTGAAGCGTTTTGCTAAAGTTCCTGGATAATAATCTTCGCTAAATTCTAAGAATTTAAGGAGATAAATAATTTGGTGATCTCCCCAATATCCGATGTAAGACCATGGATCGTCTTCTTCAATCACTTCCCAATCAAAACCACCTTTAGTCACACGATAAGGATTATACCCTTCGAACGTCGTGGCATTTAAGAATTTATGAATCATGCCCTCAATAAACTCTGGATACGCATGTGCTAAAGCTTCCCAATTCTGGAAGATATCTCGCCAGTTACCTTCGTAATCTAATATTTTAGAACCGTCTACTTCACTTTGTGTGTTTATAGAAAATTTATTCCAAGGCCTGCTTGGGTCTCCATGTCTTCTACTAAATTTAAGAGGTAAATATTCTAAACATAGGCGTTTAAAATCCCGATCGTTACTTGATTCTGCTATACTTTTTATGTCGTCTAGTATAAATACATCTGGTAATTCGTTTATAATGCTTTCGTTTTGTTTGAAAACATGTTTATTTGCTTTGGACAGATATGTAATAAAATCGGCTTTCTCTATCTGGTAATTATCATCGAAAATTCCACCACGCATAATATTAAAAAGCGTGTTAGAAAAATGTCGCATGTTTATAAGTGGGTCTGCAGTAACTTGTAACCCGTCTGCCGCACCCGACAATGCAATTAAACGTTGCGTACCAGCATCAATATCCTCTTGAATAATACTTGCGATGTTTGGTTCTTGTTTTAAAAGTTCAGAAACTTTAACGACATCTGAGATGGTTTGATTTACATTGGCAACAAACATCCAGTTTTCTGATGTATTGGATTCTAAAACTAAATCAGATAAAATAAAGTAAGCTCCTTTTTCGGCTTTAACATCTATTTCTTCCGTAATAGTTTGGTGTGTTCTAAAGGCATTTAATTGTCTTGAAGACAATAAATGTGTTGCATTACTAATCCCGGAAGACCAAACAATATTCGCTTTTAAAGCTTCGCTAGGTTCGGCCTTATCGACAATGACTGCACTTAAAGCAAAAATTCCTAAACCAACTTCGGTTTGCAATTCGCTTTTCTTGTAAGCATCCACTAAATTACTACTGCTGTTTTGTAGTGCTGAAGTCACTCCAGATGGCAATAGGTTTTGAAGTCCGTCTAAAACCGTAACTTTAATGGTGTTTTTTGAATGATTTTCTAGTGTAGATTTTTTTACAAAGCCGAATTGATTGCTAGAATTCCACTCGTACTTAAAGGTTAATTTTAAATCGTGATTTACCTCTTCGAATACCACTTTATTTCCATAACGATTCTTATAAACATGTCTTGAGATTTTATATAATCCCGTTTGTCTTTCGGAAAACGGTTCCCAAATAATAGATTGTCCTTTTATATGGATTTGAAAGATGGTTTTACTTCCCGTTATATCGGCTAACTCCGTAATCTTATCATCGGTATAATACGGAAACAACGACGATTCTGCATTTTTACGTCCTGCAGTTAATCCGCCATTACTTGAAATAAACATCCAATGGTTGGAATCGCTAACAATGCTCATAAAAAATGGGCGCATGCTATCGCTATTCGAAATTTTATAAAAGATTTCACCATTAAGAGTGACTAATTTTGTGTCTGAATTAGTGTTTGAGCTATTGTTTATATCGGACTCTATTTGCATTGTATTTTTCATTAATCGTTTTATTTAAAAGGCTACTTAGAAATATTCAAAAATTTTGTAATGTCGATTTGGTAACTGCTTTACAGCGTACATAACAACAAGTTTTCTTTGAAGGTTTTAGTGTTTCATTTTAGTTTTTTAAAGGGGCAGATTCTAAACTAGGCACTACCCCTAACTAAAAAAACTACAAACAGTATTATTGGTAAACTCTTACATAATCTATTTCCATAGAATCGGTAGTAAAGTCAGGATCTATATCTCCTCCTAAACTTCCGCCCATGGCTACATTAAGTATCATAAAAAAATTCTTATCGTAAAATGGTAAGGCTTCACTATTGTCTAATTTCACCACTTGAACATTATCTACTAGAATAATTAAATGCTCTTCAGACCACTCTAAAGTATATAAATGGAATTCCGATGTCATTTCACTTACTGCTAAAGTTTCGCCATAACTTGCATTCGCATTTGTGCTCGATTCGAACCAATGGAAAGTTCCTAGTGAGGTGTTTTTATCCCATCCAGTTTGTTCCATAATGTCGATTTCTCCACATAATGGCCATCCCACACTTTCAAAATTAGATCCTAGCATCCAAATTGCTGGCCACGTGCCTTGAGCCGCCGGTAATTTTGCTTTAGCCTCTATACGCCCATATTTAAACGATTGTAATCCCTGAGATTTTAATCTAGCAGACGTATAAGTGTTTCCTTCTTTTAGCACCTTGATTTTTAAAATTCCATCTTCTACAATTACATTATTGGCATCATTAGTATAAGTTTGCACTTCTTGGTTTCCCCAACCACCTGCACCTAAATCGTAGGTCCAGTTTGCTGCATCTGGAGCTCCTGAAGTATCAAACTCATCGGACCACACTAAGTCATTAAATTCGGATTCAAAATCAACTTCCCCTTCAACAGGTTTACTAGAAGTGAACACTTGATACCACGCTCCAAATCCAGGTTGAATGATTCTAACATGAAGTGTATTTTCTGTTACTGAAATAATATCGTAGCTACTCGCTCCAACGTACCAGCCCATAAATCCACCATCAGATATTTCGAAAGCGGTTCCTCTATAAGGCATATCGTTATAACTTCCTTCTAAAGCGGCTTTTGACGTTGATGGTAAAAAGGAAACATTTTTAACA contains:
- a CDS encoding glycoside hydrolase family 30 protein; this encodes MTFEVYETSEKGNSLTKLETFKSNKDTVDLKLSPEQTFQTITGFGGAFTESSAYLLNKLSQANRDTILQAYFAKEGANYSLTRTHMNSCDFSLTNYSYSPVAGDKNLEHFTIEEDMDDLIPMIKDAMEVSEDGFKIFASPWTAAPWMKDNRKWVGGKLLPEYYDTWALFFSKYLDAYKAEGIDIWGFTVENEPHGNGNNWESMHFSPKEMTDFVEFHLGPKLEKDGYGDKIILGYDQNRAGLNEWVDEMYRSESSSKYFDGTAIHWYESTYDYFPEALQYAHNKAPNKLLIETEGCIDSQVPVWKDDAWYWKKEATDWGYDWASPEDKHLHPKYAPVNRYARDIIGCLNNWVDGWVDWNMVLDRQGGPNWFENWCVAPVIVDPDADEVYFTPLYYTMAHFSKYMRPGAKVIGVENSDDSLMVSSVKNPDGSIAVVIFNETKTPKNISLTLDENTVEFSIDAQAIQTVMLTEL
- a CDS encoding glycoside hydrolase family 2 TIM barrel-domain containing protein, yielding MKHALILILLAVSCYGCKQESVATQVTISGRHLQVNDEAYTIKGICYHPVPQGSEHRDFKTLSQDLVLMQEAGINTIRTYAPIDDEAVLDEIATAGLKVIIGFGYDQKGFFDVYSGSFIDYVNTYKHHPAILMWELGNEYNYHPEWFNGDVKNWYKAMNAAADLIHKNDSNHPVATAHGELPDDIALSLSPNIDVWGMNVYRWDNPEEIFRQWTAISDKPMYISEAGGDSYMTMESDGFQQGENQHAQAQANAMILDKIIENLDLCAGVTMFSFTDGWWKAGHPDQQDIGGWAPNSSGVPYDGSPNEEYWGIVDINRNKKETFTVIKAKYNQIK
- a CDS encoding glycosyl hydrolase family 17 protein translates to MCNLKTCITLFIVCMMLGCNNKTQIAQELSAAAILGNPKYLAISYGGYRETTREVQPTMAELKDDLKILSAMGIKVLRTYNVHLDQAANLLKAISELKATDPSFEMYVMLGAWIDCKNAFNSANGEPDHSLESERNAVEIETAVQLTKAYPDIVKIIAVGNEAMVKWAASYYVQPGVILKWVHHLQDLKQSGELPTDLWVTSSDNFASWGGGDAEYHTEDLNQLIKTVDYISMHTYPMHDTHYHSVFWGVEDSEADLSDEEKIEVAMARAKAYAVSQYDSVYNYMTSLGVNKPIHIGETGWASVSNALYGEMGSKATDEYKEALYYKSMRDWTNENGMSCFYFEAFDEQWKDANNPLGSENHFGLINLNGEAKYALWDLVDQGVFKGLTRNGKPITKTFGGNKAALMETVAVPPIKN
- a CDS encoding glycoside hydrolase family 16 protein, translating into MKNIKYYIGLFLSFAFLLTSCQEDDVSIGEIMAPTAVTISAEIVGVDTDNPYGDGSGVVVFTATADNEITYQFDFGDGKTGVAPSGITEHRFTTTGINTYTVVVNAVGTGGVKSSTAMDVEVFSSFSDVEAENLMAGELVGDSRTWYWAANIPLHVGLGPIEDDYGNGEFAYEAWWNAIQPWDEEKYCMYTNEFVFTRTSEGLTFEQTVGPAFVPGAYADELGIAGDTCYDETVATGMFGVKNVSFLPSTSKAALEGSYNDMPYRGTAFEISDGGFMGWYVGASSYDIISVTENTLHVRIIQPGFGAWYQVFTSSKPVEGEVDFESEFNDLVWSDEFDTSGAPDAANWTYDLGAGGWGNQEVQTYTNDANNVIVEDGILKIKVLKEGNTYTSARLKSQGLQSFKYGRIEAKAKLPAAQGTWPAIWMLGSNFESVGWPLCGEIDIMEQTGWDKNTSLGTFHWFESSTNANASYGETLAVSEMTSEFHLYTLEWSEEHLIILVDNVQVVKLDNSEALPFYDKNFFMILNVAMGGSLGGDIDPDFTTDSMEIDYVRVYQ